A window from Actimicrobium sp. CCC2.4 encodes these proteins:
- a CDS encoding HupE/UreJ family protein, whose product MKRLLLLLLFCLVSFSALAHKPSDSYLNFIVDGKTIDGQWDIALRDLDFALGLDANGDAAITWGEVQAKQRDIDAYAMARLNLQSDGISCPATVTSHLVDDHTDGAYAVLRFKAECAQPITLLQARYGLFFDIDPQHKGLLQLQYQGVATTAIFSPEKASQQFSLSSPSRITQFIDYAREGVWHIWIGFDHILFLLALLLPAVVFRHNKQWEAVSAFKPAFWSVLKVVTAFTLAHSITLTLATLGVISLPSRWVESTIAASVVIAALNNIYPLFRDRRWMMAFLFGLIHGFGFASVLSDLGLPKSALVLALVGFNVGVEVGQLAIVAAFLPIAFYLRRTMLYRRFILLGGSGLIALLATAWLVERAFNMKFLPF is encoded by the coding sequence ATGAAGCGCCTTTTGTTGTTGCTTCTGTTCTGTTTGGTTTCATTCTCCGCTCTGGCCCACAAGCCCAGCGACAGTTATCTGAATTTCATAGTCGACGGTAAGACCATCGATGGGCAGTGGGACATTGCGCTACGCGATCTCGATTTTGCACTAGGCCTCGATGCGAATGGCGATGCCGCCATTACGTGGGGAGAGGTCCAGGCCAAGCAGCGTGATATCGATGCGTATGCAATGGCCCGGTTGAACTTGCAGTCGGATGGCATATCCTGTCCCGCCACCGTCACCAGTCACTTGGTTGACGACCACACCGACGGCGCTTACGCAGTGTTGCGTTTCAAGGCGGAATGCGCGCAACCGATTACGCTTTTGCAAGCCCGCTATGGACTGTTTTTCGATATTGATCCGCAGCACAAGGGTTTGCTGCAATTGCAATATCAGGGAGTGGCTACCACGGCGATTTTCAGTCCGGAGAAAGCAAGCCAGCAATTTTCCTTGTCTAGCCCGAGCCGGATTACACAGTTCATCGACTACGCGCGTGAGGGCGTCTGGCATATCTGGATCGGGTTCGACCACATTCTGTTTTTATTGGCATTGCTGTTGCCGGCAGTGGTCTTTCGCCACAACAAGCAGTGGGAGGCGGTAAGTGCTTTCAAGCCGGCGTTCTGGTCGGTTCTAAAAGTCGTTACTGCATTCACGCTGGCGCACTCGATTACGTTGACGCTGGCAACGCTTGGGGTCATTAGCCTGCCGTCGCGCTGGGTTGAGTCAACCATTGCGGCGTCGGTGGTGATCGCTGCGCTCAACAATATTTATCCGTTGTTTCGTGATCGTCGGTGGATGATGGCGTTCTTGTTCGGATTAATCCATGGGTTCGGTTTTGCCAGTGTGCTGAGTGACCTGGGCCTGCCAAAGAGTGCCTTGGTGCTGGCGTTGGTTGGATTTAATGTAGGCGTCGAGGTCGGGCAGCTCGCTATCGTTGCCGCATTTCTGCCAATAGCGTTTTACCTGCGCCGCACCATGCTTTATCGCCGATTCATTCTGCTTGGTGGTTCCGGACTCATTGCCTTGCTGGCGACCGCCTGGTTGGTGGAACGGGCATTCAATATGAAATTCCTGCCGTTCTAG
- a CDS encoding DUF192 domain-containing protein: MTDPSLSLRTLAFSCVLLISTHAGAQQPVKFKVTTLSAGIHLIKAEVAATEAEREQGLMFREKMGPNEGMVFLFGAPAGVCMWMKNTLLPLSVAFIDDDGKIVNIEDMKPQTTESHCAVKPIRYALEMNAGWFKQKNIKAGMVIDGLAKAK, from the coding sequence ATGACTGATCCCTCTCTTTCCCTACGCACACTGGCATTTTCCTGTGTCCTGCTGATCTCGACTCACGCAGGAGCGCAACAACCAGTCAAATTCAAAGTGACTACATTGTCTGCTGGCATTCATCTGATCAAAGCTGAAGTTGCCGCAACCGAGGCCGAACGCGAGCAAGGCCTGATGTTCCGCGAAAAAATGGGACCTAATGAGGGGATGGTATTTTTGTTCGGCGCGCCAGCAGGAGTCTGCATGTGGATGAAAAACACGCTGTTACCGCTATCGGTCGCATTCATCGATGACGACGGCAAGATCGTCAATATCGAAGACATGAAGCCGCAAACAACTGAATCACATTGTGCGGTCAAGCCGATACGTTACGCATTGGAAATGAATGCCGGATGGTTCAAGCAAAAAAACATTAAGGCAGGCATGGTCATCGACGGGCTAGCAAAAGCAAAGTAA
- the rpsT gene encoding 30S ribosomal protein S20, with product MANTAQARKRARQAVKQNAHNSSQRSTLRTAIKAIRKAIEGGDKAVATQVFQSSISVIDRIADKKIIHKNKAARHKSRMAAALKALA from the coding sequence ATGGCAAATACCGCACAAGCACGCAAGCGTGCACGTCAAGCAGTCAAGCAAAACGCCCACAACTCGAGCCAGCGTTCAACATTGCGTACCGCAATCAAAGCTATCCGCAAGGCAATTGAAGGTGGCGACAAAGCGGTAGCAACCCAGGTATTCCAATCGTCGATTTCGGTTATCGATCGTATCGCTGACAAGAAGATCATTCATAAGAATAAAGCAGCACGGCACAAAAGCCGTATGGCAGCAGCATTGAAGGCTCTTGCCTGA
- the murJ gene encoding murein biosynthesis integral membrane protein MurJ, giving the protein MNLHKTLATIFGMTMISRITGLIRDVLITRAFGASGYTDAFFVAFRIPNLLRRLFAEGAFAQAFVPILAEYRNQRGDAASKLLVNHVATILAGALLLTCVIGIIGAPVIVYLMASGLTANADVFNTTVVMTRIMFPYIGFMSLVALAGGILNTWSEFRIPAFTPVLLNLSFIFASLLVAPFLANPIYALAFAVFFGGLLQLAIQIPALLRIGMLPHITFNPRFALADPGVRRVLKQMAPATFAVSVAQISLVINTNIASHLELGSVSWLSFADRLMEFPTALLGVALGTVLLPSLSKAHANGDTAEYSALLDWGMRLTFLLALPAAVGLATLSEPLTATLFHYGKFDARAVSMTGQALIAYGVGLIGLIVVKILAPGFYAKQDIRTPVKIAIGVLIATQLMNLVFVPRLALAGLALSIGLGACINAIFLYLGLRRRGIYVARSGWGIFLIKLTGALFLMGGAALWVAGKFDWIAMQAHPLQRISMLMFVLVICAITYFGALIAMGFRPADFKRSAA; this is encoded by the coding sequence ATGAACCTGCATAAAACGCTAGCCACGATCTTCGGCATGACCATGATATCCCGTATCACCGGCCTGATACGCGACGTCCTCATTACCAGGGCATTCGGCGCATCAGGCTATACCGATGCCTTCTTTGTCGCCTTTCGCATTCCCAACCTGTTGCGCCGCCTGTTCGCCGAAGGTGCTTTTGCTCAGGCGTTCGTGCCCATCCTTGCGGAATACCGAAACCAACGCGGTGACGCAGCCAGCAAATTACTAGTCAACCACGTTGCCACTATCCTGGCCGGAGCCTTGCTGCTGACCTGTGTGATCGGCATTATTGGCGCGCCGGTGATTGTGTATCTGATGGCCAGCGGCCTGACAGCCAATGCGGACGTATTCAACACCACGGTTGTGATGACGCGCATCATGTTTCCGTACATTGGCTTCATGTCACTGGTTGCACTGGCTGGCGGCATTCTCAATACCTGGAGCGAATTTCGCATTCCCGCCTTCACACCGGTGTTGCTGAACCTGTCATTCATCTTTGCATCACTGCTGGTGGCACCGTTCCTGGCAAACCCGATCTATGCACTGGCCTTCGCTGTGTTTTTTGGCGGGTTGCTGCAACTGGCGATTCAGATACCCGCCTTGCTGCGGATTGGCATGCTACCGCACATCACCTTTAATCCGCGTTTTGCACTGGCCGATCCTGGAGTACGACGCGTGTTGAAACAAATGGCTCCTGCCACTTTTGCGGTATCCGTTGCGCAAATTAGCCTGGTAATTAATACCAACATTGCCTCTCATCTTGAGTTGGGTAGCGTGTCGTGGCTATCGTTTGCCGATCGGTTGATGGAGTTTCCGACCGCACTGCTGGGCGTGGCCCTGGGAACCGTGCTACTGCCAAGCCTATCGAAAGCACACGCTAACGGTGACACGGCCGAATATTCAGCGCTGCTGGACTGGGGCATGCGCCTGACATTTCTGCTGGCGCTGCCAGCGGCCGTCGGACTAGCCACCTTATCGGAACCTCTGACAGCAACGTTATTTCATTATGGGAAATTCGACGCCCGAGCCGTGTCGATGACCGGCCAAGCACTGATTGCCTATGGCGTCGGCTTGATTGGCTTAATTGTCGTCAAAATCCTGGCTCCGGGCTTTTATGCGAAACAGGACATCCGTACCCCGGTCAAAATTGCCATCGGGGTTCTGATCGCCACGCAGTTAATGAATCTGGTCTTCGTGCCCCGACTGGCACTCGCAGGCCTGGCTCTCTCGATCGGTCTGGGTGCCTGCATCAACGCGATCTTCCTGTACCTCGGTCTGCGTCGTCGCGGCATTTACGTTGCCCGGAGCGGATGGGGTATTTTTCTGATCAAGCTGACCGGGGCGCTGTTTTTGATGGGTGGCGCGGCGCTATGGGTTGCAGGAAAATTTGACTGGATTGCGATGCAAGCACATCCCTTGCAACGCATCAGCATGCTGATGTTTGTGCTGGTGATCTGTGCGATCACTTACTTCGGGGCGCTCATTGCCATGGGCTTCAGGCCCGCCGACTTCAAGCGTTCCGCCGCATGA
- a CDS encoding SirB1 family protein, with protein sequence MITPLDYFASLVQQDDSIPLFEAALTLAQDTDPQFDIGGAQVEVDRMAAKLRNRIPPDTAHVPKLRLLNQYFYAELGFGGNINNYYDPDNSYLHRVARTRRGIPISLAMIYMEIAQQIGLDVRGISFPGHFLMKLSTQAGEIIIDPVNGSSLSREELEERLEPFAGQIRQAGKPLATYLEPASARDILIRMLRNLKSLFFEYDRWQSLLNVQQRLLILLPGDVAERRDRGLAYAQLDCPSPALDDIEAYLAARPDAADANVLSGRLPSLRAAIRRLN encoded by the coding sequence ATGATTACCCCATTGGACTATTTTGCCTCGCTGGTACAACAGGACGACAGCATCCCCCTGTTCGAGGCGGCGCTGACGCTAGCACAGGATACCGATCCGCAATTCGACATCGGAGGCGCGCAAGTCGAAGTCGACCGAATGGCAGCCAAATTGCGCAATCGGATACCACCGGACACCGCGCACGTACCGAAACTGCGTCTGCTGAACCAGTATTTTTATGCGGAATTAGGCTTTGGCGGAAACATCAATAACTATTACGATCCGGACAATAGCTACTTGCATCGTGTAGCACGGACCCGACGCGGCATTCCAATCTCACTGGCGATGATCTACATGGAAATTGCCCAGCAGATCGGACTGGATGTCAGGGGCATTTCTTTCCCGGGCCACTTTCTGATGAAGCTGTCGACCCAGGCCGGCGAAATCATCATCGATCCGGTCAATGGCAGCAGCCTGTCGCGGGAAGAACTGGAGGAGCGACTGGAACCGTTTGCCGGACAGATTCGCCAAGCCGGCAAACCGCTGGCAACATATCTGGAACCCGCATCTGCACGCGACATCCTGATTCGGATGCTGCGCAACCTGAAATCACTTTTTTTTGAATATGATCGCTGGCAATCGTTGCTGAACGTGCAGCAGCGATTGCTGATCCTGTTACCAGGCGATGTCGCCGAGCGGCGCGATCGCGGTCTCGCCTATGCCCAGTTGGATTGCCCGAGCCCGGCCCTTGACGATATTGAGGCCTACCTCGCGGCAAGGCCCGACGCAGCAGATGCCAACGTACTGAGCGGCCGGCTCCCATCACTGAGAGCGGCTATCCGTCGACTCAACTGA
- a CDS encoding ATP-binding cassette domain-containing protein — translation MAVISLSNAQLAFGHVPLLDRAEFSLETTERVGLIGRNGTGKSSLLKVLAGQSKLDDGLLVMQQGVKVTYVDQEPQFDRNISVFDAVASGMGEMQGLLKEYDALTGQFGGDNDEALMERMHEIQLKLDAADAWNLNNKVETTLDRLNLDATSLMGTLSGGMQKRVALACALVSAPDVLLLDEPTNHLDFTSILWLEGLLRDYKGSVLFITHDRSFLDNVATRIIELDRGRLLSFPGNFTAYQLRKAEQLEIEEVENAKFDKFLAQEEIWIRKGVQARRTRDEGRVRRLEALRMTRSVRRDQQGQVRLDVSAGERSGKIVAELDSVNKSYGSKVIVRDFSATLLRGDKVGLIGLNGAGKTTLLKMILGEEEPDSGVIRQGTKLQVAYFDQMRAQLNEDDSLADTIAPGSDWVEINGQRKHVMTYLNDFLFAPERARSPVKSLSGGERNRLLLARLFAKPANVLVLDEPTNDLDIDTLELLEELLEEYTGTVFLVSHDRTFLDNVVTQVIVAEGDGMWREYIGGYSDWERVRRVPLTAPVMKAAKGDVKAAPEPVAAVPKQKKLSYKEQRELDALPELIAGIEAEQKTISAKLADSDVYKQKPEELQRLNQRFAKLDVELLEALEKWEQIETRGSN, via the coding sequence ATGGCAGTCATCTCTCTTTCCAATGCACAACTCGCATTCGGCCACGTTCCCTTGCTCGACCGTGCAGAATTTTCCCTTGAAACAACCGAGCGGGTCGGCTTGATCGGACGCAATGGCACGGGTAAATCGTCGCTCTTGAAAGTGCTGGCAGGACAATCGAAACTCGATGACGGACTGCTGGTCATGCAACAGGGGGTGAAAGTGACCTACGTTGACCAGGAGCCGCAGTTCGACCGGAATATTTCTGTGTTTGATGCCGTCGCGTCCGGCATGGGCGAAATGCAGGGGCTGCTCAAGGAGTACGACGCGCTGACCGGTCAGTTCGGTGGCGATAACGACGAGGCATTGATGGAGCGCATGCATGAAATTCAGCTCAAGCTCGATGCTGCCGATGCCTGGAATCTCAACAACAAGGTCGAAACCACGCTGGACCGCCTGAACCTCGATGCCACCTCGCTGATGGGGACGCTGTCGGGTGGTATGCAAAAGCGCGTGGCGCTGGCATGTGCGCTGGTGAGTGCGCCTGATGTATTGCTGCTCGATGAGCCGACCAATCATCTGGATTTCACGTCCATCCTGTGGCTTGAAGGTTTATTGCGCGATTACAAGGGCAGTGTTTTGTTCATTACCCATGACCGCAGCTTTCTGGATAACGTCGCTACCCGCATTATTGAACTTGATCGTGGCCGCTTGTTGTCTTTCCCGGGAAACTTCACGGCGTATCAGTTGCGCAAGGCTGAACAACTCGAAATCGAAGAAGTGGAGAACGCCAAGTTCGACAAGTTCCTGGCGCAGGAAGAGATCTGGATCCGCAAGGGCGTGCAGGCACGCCGCACGCGTGATGAAGGCCGTGTACGTCGCCTTGAAGCCTTGCGCATGACGCGCAGCGTTCGCCGTGACCAGCAGGGCCAGGTGCGACTCGATGTGTCCGCTGGCGAACGGTCCGGCAAGATCGTCGCCGAACTCGACAGCGTCAACAAGAGCTACGGCAGCAAGGTGATCGTGCGCGACTTCAGCGCGACACTGCTACGCGGTGACAAGGTCGGCCTGATCGGTTTGAACGGTGCTGGCAAGACGACCTTGCTGAAAATGATACTTGGCGAAGAGGAGCCGGATTCCGGCGTTATCCGCCAGGGCACCAAGTTGCAGGTGGCCTATTTTGACCAGATGCGCGCTCAGCTCAATGAAGATGACAGCCTCGCCGACACGATCGCTCCCGGTAGCGATTGGGTCGAAATCAATGGCCAGCGCAAGCATGTGATGACCTATCTGAACGATTTCCTGTTTGCGCCGGAACGCGCCCGTTCACCGGTCAAGTCCCTGTCCGGCGGCGAGCGCAACCGCTTGCTGCTGGCGCGCCTTTTTGCCAAGCCAGCCAATGTGCTGGTGCTCGATGAGCCGACTAACGATCTGGACATTGATACGCTTGAATTACTCGAAGAACTGCTCGAGGAATACACCGGTACGGTTTTTCTCGTCAGCCATGACCGCACCTTCCTCGATAACGTCGTCACGCAAGTGATCGTGGCCGAAGGCGATGGCATGTGGCGCGAGTACATTGGCGGGTATAGCGACTGGGAGCGCGTGCGGCGGGTGCCGTTGACAGCGCCCGTCATGAAGGCTGCCAAGGGAGATGTCAAGGCGGCTCCGGAGCCTGTTGCGGCCGTACCCAAGCAGAAAAAACTGAGCTACAAGGAGCAACGCGAACTCGATGCGTTGCCGGAACTGATTGCCGGGATCGAAGCCGAACAGAAGACCATCTCTGCCAAATTGGCAGACTCTGATGTCTACAAGCAAAAGCCGGAAGAGCTGCAGCGCTTGAACCAGCGTTTTGCCAAACTGGATGTCGAGCTTCTGGAGGCGCTGGAGAAGTGGGAGCAGATCGAGACCCGCGGCAGTAACTGA
- a CDS encoding glycine zipper 2TM domain-containing protein: MKTTVTLAATVLIASSFLAGCATPHQPSNNSQNYPQPSSQGYNNQQGYNTQYGVIDSIQVSRASNSGGIGAGSVIGGLVGGLLGNQVGGGTGRAVATAAGVVGGAVVGNQVEQNRSAGREVYQVNVRLDSGQYESITLDNVNDLRVGNRVRVENGRVYRY; the protein is encoded by the coding sequence ATGAAAACCACAGTAACCCTGGCCGCCACTGTCCTCATCGCTTCAAGCTTTCTCGCCGGTTGCGCCACGCCGCATCAGCCATCCAATAACTCACAAAACTATCCTCAGCCCTCATCGCAAGGCTACAACAACCAACAAGGCTATAACACCCAATACGGCGTCATCGACTCGATCCAGGTATCGCGCGCAAGTAACTCCGGCGGTATTGGTGCCGGCTCCGTCATCGGCGGACTCGTTGGCGGATTGCTCGGCAACCAGGTTGGCGGCGGTACCGGCCGTGCAGTCGCCACCGCTGCGGGTGTGGTCGGTGGCGCGGTAGTCGGCAATCAAGTCGAACAGAACCGCTCAGCCGGTCGCGAGGTATACCAGGTCAATGTACGCCTCGATAGTGGCCAATATGAATCCATCACCCTCGACAACGTCAACGATCTGCGAGTCGGCAACCGTGTTCGTGTCGAGAATGGTCGCGTCTACCGCTACTGA
- a CDS encoding fumarylacetoacetate hydrolase family protein yields MTFVFSPSAQAAVPVSGSADLFPVHRIYCVGRNYADHAIEMGDTGREAPFFFMKPADAVLPVAEGTIGVMPYPSMTQDLQHEIELVVAIGRGGKDIAVADAATHIWGYAIGLDMTRRDLQGAAKKLGRPWCTGKGFDYSAPVGPLHREVPTGAISLHVNGVPRQASALGNMIWNVAETIAQLSTLFELQAGDLIFTGTPAGVAAVVPGDLLEGRIDGLGGLQVRIDQ; encoded by the coding sequence ATGACATTCGTATTTTCACCATCCGCACAAGCTGCAGTTCCCGTTTCCGGCTCTGCCGATCTGTTCCCGGTACATCGTATTTACTGTGTTGGCCGCAACTATGCCGACCACGCGATCGAAATGGGCGATACCGGTCGTGAGGCGCCGTTCTTTTTCATGAAGCCGGCGGATGCGGTGTTACCTGTCGCCGAGGGCACTATCGGCGTGATGCCGTATCCGTCAATGACGCAGGATTTGCAGCACGAAATTGAACTGGTGGTGGCAATCGGTCGTGGCGGAAAAGATATTGCGGTGGCGGATGCCGCTACGCATATCTGGGGTTATGCCATCGGCCTGGATATGACACGACGCGATTTGCAAGGTGCAGCCAAGAAGCTTGGTCGGCCATGGTGTACCGGAAAAGGCTTTGATTATTCGGCACCGGTCGGACCGCTGCATCGGGAAGTGCCGACCGGAGCGATCAGCCTGCATGTCAATGGTGTGCCACGACAGGCTAGCGCACTTGGCAACATGATCTGGAATGTCGCCGAGACGATCGCACAGTTATCCACGCTGTTCGAACTGCAGGCCGGCGACCTGATTTTTACGGGTACGCCGGCAGGCGTTGCTGCGGTGGTGCCTGGTGATTTACTTGAAGGCCGCATCGATGGATTGGGCGGCCTGCAGGTCAGGATTGATCAGTAG
- a CDS encoding ABC transporter ATP-binding protein: MVANESSSSVRENVLRISGLKVAYGGIQAVKGIDLEVNKGELITLIGANGAGKTTTLKAITGTLPNCRVEGHIEYVGEAIKGIGSFDLVKKHLAMVPEGRGVFTRMSIHENLLMGAYTRNDKAGISDDIDKWFAVFPRLKERAAQMAGTLSGGEQQMLAMARALMSHPKLLLLDEPSMGLSPIMVEKIFEVVRTVSAEGVTILLVEQNAKLALQAAHRGYVMDSGLITMTGAAADMLDDPRVKEAYLGEG, encoded by the coding sequence ATGGTTGCCAATGAAAGCAGTTCTAGCGTGCGCGAAAACGTACTCCGGATTAGTGGCCTCAAAGTTGCGTACGGCGGTATTCAAGCGGTCAAAGGGATAGACCTCGAAGTCAATAAGGGAGAGCTGATCACCCTGATCGGTGCCAATGGTGCAGGTAAAACGACCACGCTCAAGGCGATCACCGGCACGCTGCCGAATTGTCGCGTGGAAGGGCACATCGAATACGTCGGAGAAGCCATCAAGGGCATCGGATCTTTCGATCTGGTGAAGAAACATCTCGCCATGGTGCCGGAGGGGCGCGGCGTTTTTACCCGCATGTCGATCCACGAAAACCTGTTGATGGGGGCTTATACCCGCAACGATAAAGCCGGCATCAGCGACGATATTGACAAGTGGTTTGCCGTGTTTCCTCGCCTGAAAGAACGCGCTGCACAAATGGCGGGCACGCTGTCGGGCGGCGAGCAGCAGATGCTGGCGATGGCTCGCGCACTGATGTCACATCCGAAGTTGCTGTTGCTCGATGAGCCATCGATGGGCCTGTCACCGATTATGGTGGAGAAAATTTTCGAAGTCGTCCGCACCGTATCAGCCGAAGGCGTCACTATTCTGTTGGTCGAGCAGAATGCCAAGTTGGCTTTGCAGGCGGCGCATCGCGGATATGTGATGGATTCCGGACTGATCACAATGACAGGTGCCGCTGCTGACATGCTGGACGATCCACGTGTCAAAGAAGCCTACCTGGGCGAAGGTTGA
- a CDS encoding ABC transporter ATP-binding protein, producing MSEQIILNIAGVTKRFGGLQALSGVNMKITKGQIYGLIGPNGAGKTTFFNVITGLYQADTGSFELAGKPYSPSAPHEVAKAGIARTFQNIRLFGEMTAMENVMVGRHVRTHQGVFGAVFRFKAAREEEANIRKRALELLDFVGIAKFADRTARHLSYGDQRRLEIARALATDPQLLALDEPAAGMNATEKLALRELLVKIKAEGKTILLIEHDVKLVMGLCDRITVLDYGKPIAEGIPADVQKNPAVIEAYLGGSH from the coding sequence ATGAGCGAACAAATTATTCTTAATATTGCCGGCGTTACCAAGCGTTTCGGCGGATTGCAGGCCCTGTCGGGTGTCAACATGAAGATTACGAAGGGTCAGATTTATGGCCTGATCGGTCCGAACGGCGCTGGCAAGACGACCTTCTTCAATGTCATTACCGGCTTGTATCAGGCCGATACGGGTAGCTTCGAGCTCGCCGGAAAACCATATTCGCCATCAGCACCGCATGAAGTGGCCAAGGCGGGCATTGCGCGCACTTTCCAGAACATCCGTTTGTTTGGTGAAATGACCGCCATGGAAAATGTGATGGTAGGGCGTCATGTCCGGACTCACCAGGGCGTCTTTGGTGCCGTCTTCCGGTTTAAGGCAGCGCGCGAAGAGGAAGCCAACATCCGCAAGCGTGCACTTGAACTGCTGGACTTTGTGGGTATCGCGAAGTTTGCCGATCGGACTGCCCGTCATCTGTCATACGGAGATCAGCGTCGGTTGGAAATCGCCCGCGCCCTGGCCACCGATCCGCAATTGCTGGCGCTGGACGAACCGGCTGCGGGCATGAATGCCACAGAAAAGTTGGCATTGCGTGAACTGCTGGTAAAGATCAAGGCTGAAGGAAAAACTATCTTGCTAATCGAGCATGACGTCAAACTTGTGATGGGATTGTGTGACCGTATCACGGTGCTTGATTACGGCAAGCCGATCGCCGAGGGAATACCGGCCGATGTGCAGAAAAATCCGGCCGTTATTGAAGCCTATCTTGGAGGATCCCATTAA
- a CDS encoding ABC transporter permease subunit codes for MANYFDTKTNPRKAYIGMGIIALIVIVFPFIAQNYGNSWVRIMDFALLYIMLALGLNIVVGFAGLLDLGYIAFYALGAYLTALLSSPQFAVVLESFVNQYPAIGNALVTLFGPEIREHGIHLSIWFIVPLSALFAGLFGALLGAPTLKLRGDYLAIVTLGFGEIIRIFMNNLNGPVNITNGPQGINMIDPIRIFGVSLAGEPGSRANLVFGSFSMPSVNAYYYFFLALCIVIIFVSVRLQDSRLGRAWVAIREDEIAAKAMGINTRNVKLLAFAMGASFGGVAGSMFASFQGFVSPESFSLTESIAVLAMVVLGGMGHIPGVILGGIILAALPEVLRHTVEPIQMAIFGKVWIDAEVLRQLLYGLAMVVIMLSRPAGLWPAPKHEDRPDGDIDKPEKATGIVAA; via the coding sequence ATGGCTAACTATTTCGATACCAAGACCAACCCCCGCAAGGCCTATATCGGGATGGGCATCATTGCCCTGATCGTTATTGTGTTTCCATTCATTGCCCAAAATTATGGTAATTCATGGGTCCGCATCATGGACTTCGCGCTGCTGTATATCATGCTGGCACTGGGACTCAATATCGTGGTCGGTTTTGCCGGCCTGCTTGACCTGGGTTACATCGCGTTCTATGCGCTGGGCGCTTATCTGACGGCGCTGCTGTCGTCGCCGCAGTTTGCTGTCGTGCTGGAGTCGTTTGTCAATCAATATCCGGCGATCGGCAACGCCCTCGTGACGCTGTTCGGTCCCGAGATCCGCGAACACGGTATTCATTTGTCAATCTGGTTTATCGTGCCGCTGAGTGCGCTGTTTGCCGGACTGTTCGGGGCACTGCTCGGCGCGCCGACACTGAAGTTGCGCGGCGATTATCTGGCTATCGTGACGTTGGGCTTCGGCGAAATTATCCGGATTTTCATGAACAACCTTAACGGTCCGGTGAACATCACCAATGGCCCGCAGGGTATCAACATGATCGATCCGATCAGGATTTTCGGCGTTTCGTTGGCCGGAGAGCCGGGCAGCAGGGCCAATCTGGTTTTCGGTAGTTTTTCGATGCCCTCAGTCAATGCCTATTACTACTTTTTTCTAGCGCTCTGCATAGTGATTATCTTCGTCTCCGTGCGCTTGCAAGACTCCCGTCTGGGTCGTGCCTGGGTCGCCATCCGGGAGGATGAAATCGCTGCTAAGGCGATGGGTATCAATACCCGTAACGTCAAACTGCTGGCCTTCGCCATGGGGGCATCATTTGGTGGTGTTGCCGGTTCGATGTTTGCGTCTTTCCAGGGTTTCGTCTCGCCTGAATCGTTTTCATTGACGGAGTCGATTGCCGTGCTGGCCATGGTGGTGCTGGGAGGCATGGGGCACATTCCTGGTGTGATCCTCGGGGGTATTATCCTGGCGGCGTTGCCTGAGGTACTCAGACATACGGTTGAGCCAATTCAGATGGCGATTTTCGGTAAGGTCTGGATTGATGCCGAAGTGCTGCGACAGTTGTTGTACGGCCTGGCCATGGTTGTGATCATGCTCAGTCGTCCGGCCGGATTGTGGCCTGCACCCAAGCACGAAGACCGACCTGATGGCGACATCGACAAGCCCGAAAAAGCAACCGGTATAGTGGCAGCCTGA